The sequence TATGAAAATTTACTGCTAGCTACTCCATTCCTTTTGTGGTTTGTATATGTAAAGGAAGATAGTATTTTATTTAGTACTCTGCACGccaactgtttgaagaaatgcttaaCCAAGACCCTTTTTTGGAGAAACCATGCTAGCAGTGGTCCAGTTTGACCCACACAAGTCGCTGTATGGTTGGATGAAAACCACTGTACATCTATCTAGTTGACCCTTCTTTGATGGACCATTGTATAAATTCACATGGAATTGACAACTTTAATCGTTTGATCAGTGACTTTTCCTTGTTAAATGTGGACTgtagaacttttttttttgtttgaaagccattgatcagatggtcacCATCATCTTATTAGTTGTGAAAAACTAtcggcatttttgtaattttctagCAACTGGTAATGGAAGTTGCGAAAAACTAGTGGAATGTGGGTATTTTGCAATGACAATGAATTAATCATGTGTTTATCTACAAACCATATGTTTTTATGTGTATTCACAGATGTCCTGTTATTGGCATGGGAATCTACAAACTAGTGGAGTGCGGAATGCCAGCAACATCAATGGTGGATCAGTTCTGTTCGGTTTCAACCGTTTCAGTAGGCCAGGTAAGGTTTGTTTTATGGTTGTTTGTATCTTGGTAGATCAGGTTGAATGTTGGAATTCGTGTTCATGTTTTCAAGAAGAAACTAAAAGTACAACAACCAATAGCCACATGGCAACCCAGAAACAACAATCTAGATGTCCAATCTCTCACAAGTTAGATTTTTTATCCAACTGATTCGAGTCCATGTTTTCAAGTTTTCTAACCATATTTGAAGCAACGTAAGGGTTGCAATGGTAGTATCAATGTATTGTATTGCCCAGGGGGCTAATGTCATCATTTTCATTTGAAGCCTTTTCTGCCACCCCACTCTACCAAGGGGCGGACGTGATATTtcatatttcaaaataaataaagatcatgTTTTCTTAAATTTCCAACGTTTTCTATTTTTTCCACAAAATTTCTTAATGATTGTGACATATGGTTTGAATAGTGGGAATTCCAGGTTGGCCCTTCTGTCAGAATTTCTGCCAGTGCTGAGTTGTGGGTGGCCTGCTACATCCTTGAGGTATCTGCCAGTGATGAATTCCCGCAGAGACTGTTGGAGTTGTTCTTTCATTTGATCCAAAACCGATCCAGGTCTGTTCAAAATCATCTTTGAAATTCCACTcacttgaacccaaaaatcaattgaatctgcttcatttagaTCTCTATGTATTTGTATCAAATTTCTATTACTGTGTATGCATTTCTTATTTCCTTGTGGCTTTTGGTGCTGGTTATTTTGAGCCAAGCTAGCTTAACTTGTGCTAGGTACCTTGTGCACTAAGAGCCATGTGGGtcacaaattaggagtagtcatcaTCCCTTTTGTCAAACAATGATAGTTTCTTATGATTTACGATCTGATTTTCGATTTGACTATTAAATATTTTTTCGGAACATTGGTCATATAAACTCTGTTTTGAGTTTGAGAACAGCTCTATGCCATACCTATCTCAATTGCAGTAGTCTTTTGCCCACAAGATATCATATCCAGACTATTCATTGTTCCTTTCAGTTTTTTGGATGATGAACGGTCACAAATCAGGACCAGCTatctgtaacgccccgtgtttttaggacccgagtatatgactcgtttcccaaaaacccgagtgttaacctatagagaaccaaattccatacatttttttaatttttaatttttatctttCAGTCAGAGTTTGCAGTTTAGCGTataatggacaaatcaacataaagggaatttgcaatttcatttagaatatacaagaggctgcccataatgacttatacaaactaatgtcttgaTATTAACAATACAAGATTTACAACATTCCATACACGAGAAATATTAAAAATGCATTTAAATATAAGCCGCAAAGTCGTGCAGCTTCTCTTGGCAGGTAGAACCATGCATCCTTGACAGTTACACCTGGCTTCTCATCAGTCTAAACATGAATATCATCTAAGTCACCTGTgttacctatacggttatatatttgatggatgagtgaccaactcagtgtgaattttcctcaagattacacacctccgccttagctaagcatagttaaaacaaCAAGTCAATCAAAGCAATATATAATGCAGtcttttaaatgcatggatgcgtgaatgcacatcgacctggggatgctcatccagtcggacttgggctcgtcacccatgcaatcatcgacctgagaatgctcatccagtcggacttgggctcgtcacccatgcataagactAGTCACCAACGTAGCATATCTCGTACAACATTGTGCTAAGTCATCAAAATAGGCCAATAGTTGATGGTttgggagctagtgaaacgataccctACTAAGCCTAAGGGTACgtactacaacatccagaattagccacccgtcatcgccaatatgctatgaatgcatgattaccAGACccttattattccaattacaactagCCAGTTTAATatctcaatggtcactacggggggctcgtcacccagcataggccgacagctcgggtatagtgtcccatgaccaccatccccggctcatgaggttcTCCATCTTAAGATGCTTAATAGGTGCCCGTCGACTAGGGGGCAATCAAATTCCATAAGTAGGGATTTCCATCGCATGGTTATAGGTCATCGAAGGCACGCAAGGCAATCATCAAAACATAGAGATAGATGTTAAATTGTAGCAGTAAAAGAGGGCTCAGAACATTAAATCGAAACGGCAAAGGGTCAGGCAAGATTAAATCAGAGCGGTTAAAGAGATCATTTTTAAGCCACTCAAGCCGTATGGCCCATGAATGGTAAATCTCACATTAACATGTCTcacataacctccaatcgagggCCCATTTCTTTCCACACTCCGTCTTGTTACATcttaagtatgggttcacatacacaagagggtTTACCCACcaataagtgtagtgaatagagatccATAGCGACTCACAACAATCCAAGATAAAGCATATAGTTATGACATACCAGACATAAGTTAAGCAAAATAATCACAATAGGTCATGTTGTGAACTAGCGATCAAAATGAGAGTCATCATATAAGTAAATATCGCATGCAAGCATGGTTCACAACTACCAACCATAAATCAGGTATAAATTATGTCTTAAGAGGTTATGACTAGTGTAAGAGGTCGCATGCTATGGGATAACAgttttgattttaataaaaactaatacttaaactaatttggaaatggaaagcttaaggggaagaaatcatcaccttatactttgaatcgccaattgatgttgctaggaagcacgttcacccttagaattgaatcctaccattgATTGTGAAATTATATGTGAGATCAGGTTTCTAGAACGTATTTATGGTCAAGATtaatataacctagggtttggattacccgtttttagggttttgatgtagaatttagggttttatcctagagtttagtcaTATACTTAGATTCTAGGTTTTGATTATGGAATTTGGACTCAAATTTGTGTGGCCATTAATGATATTGTTAATGGGACTAATAGatgaataaaattaataaaatgaattacttattaattttaggaatattacaATGGCTAATAGTAATTTACATTATTTAATAGCAACCCTTTCAATAATACTAATAGTGACTCATAATAGTAATGACAACCATAAAGGGAACCTATCATAATATCATAAAGAATAAACCCATCAACGATAGAACTCAACTCGAATGGTCAGATTCGAGCTTATACACTATCTACGGTTAGGATCATAACCCgtggtttagattacttagatTTTTAGCTTCGTCCTATAATCCATTTCTAGACTTTGATTTTAGATTTTAATGTTTCACTTGTACCATCAATTCTTAATGATAACCAATGATAATGTTTCACTTGTATCATAAATCCTTAATGCTAACTTATGAAGTAATTAATAATTGTAAGTTAATTGTAGTATGAAACTTAACTAGTAAAATCATAATTAATAATTTAACAatatctaataataataataataataatcatgcaacgataataataataacaatgaaaTTAACATCAATGATAATAATTCCTAACGATAATTGTTACAAGCGTAGAAACGTTAATGACACTGACCAATATTACCATCAACAATTACATTAATAATATAATGAaattaataataatgataatttttaaAACTCTATTGTGCGAGAGTTGGAAGTTGGTATACATAAGCTGACTCGCATTATCAAAATCTAGTTGCAAATCAATAATTTGATAAAATTCACAAAGTGATAGAGTTAGATTTACCAACACGTTGGTCTCCAACAGAGGTTTTTAGGTGTTGCTGCATCAATGACGCCAGCCTTGATTGCACTCAAACCGAGCTGACtcagttgagtcaactcggctcaCCATCACTTGCTCCtctcttctttttccttctctctcttggTGACTCAAATCTAGGCCGAATGAGAAGTCGTGGATTCAACTACGACCCGCCGAGTcgactcactccctctctctctctctctctctctctctctctctctctctctctctctctaccctctttcaatttctcactcccttcctctcttttctccaaACCTATAGAATTAACTTCTCATTTTAGGCTAATGCCCTTAAAATAgtctggaaaacggatggacggcgtggatatagagaGTGCAGCACCACCCgaatctctctccttttctctccttctctctgctTTCTCCCTATTTTCCTTctctccgtgtgtgtgtgtgtgtgctggaACTCCAGCAACACTTGAACCAGCATGGCCATAGACTGAACTTGGTTCGAGTCAAGGTGGTGGTGGTGCGGCAATGGCGCTGCCattccttttctcttctctctttccttcttctttttcttctcttctttcttctcccttcCTGCTGTTGGAAACGCCTAGCAAGACCGTCAAACTCGGCTGACTCAAGCTCGGCCCGAGTGCAACCGTTGCACTCGCTCACACCCTTTCTTTGTTCGTCTCTCCATCTTACTcactcctttctttctctttttttcttttctctttagaCCTGTCCCACAAGGCCTGGACGAGGCCGGACAAAGGCCAAAACCACCCACAGAGGACTGTCTCTCGATGGAGAAGAAGACACGCCATTAATGGCGTATTTGAAAACACCGATTCTTCCTTCAATCTGCTACCTTTAGGCGGTCCATATGGGTCCTAGAAGGCTTATGGATGGGCTCTTTTGAAGCTCTAAGgaggtttgggtggtgggttcgctgGTAGGAGGAAACGGCAGATTCTTGGatctttttgttttccctttgtaAAGCCCTAATGACGGATGGCTGGGATCGCTTGAGAATGGAGGGCTGAGATGGCGCAGGAGCCAGCACACGCGGATTGTTGAGCTGGTTGTAGcaggtttccatttttggaagcTTGTGTTTGTAGGACTAGCTTGCAGCAGAGATTGTGCGCATGCACGCGAGCTCCAAGGTGTGGGGTCAGTTCAGGTTTGGTTGCACCTGAGGGCTCTAtaagatggacgacttggatcatCGCGGTGgtacttgatggtgggccacagatcaaCACACGGACGATGTTTTTCAAACGTTGCTGAAGGCAGGAAAGGAGGGAGAATCCTTCCACTTCGGGAAGGCTCGGGTCAAAGCATCTTGACTGAGCCATGTCGTCTAGTGCACTGCAGGTGCTCTAGCATCGGTGTACATGCacaccaatgtggggcccatgattatgTTTACGATAAATCTAGGCCGTCTATTCATCTTGAGAGGCCTTATAAGGGACTTTGGccaaagattaggtgggcccaagcttaggtgggccatacagatTTATTTCCAGCTCTAATGATGGATTTTTGTCGATCTAATGGCTGGACCATCTTGAATTTGAGTATCAGCGGTTAAAATGGTCTTAGGGACCACTTAGTTGAGAATCAATAGTTGAGTTAGGGAATAGGTGACCTAACACACATTTAGAATGTTGAATATTATTATTACAATATTATTATTGTGGGGTCCATATGGATGATTTGATCTCAcaaaatctgatccattcattagCTTCCATGAGCCCAAGTGGGACCCCTGGCCATAGATCAAGCATATCAAAGCCTAGGTGAGCCATACTTTCTAAGTACATAGATTATTCTACGATTTATGAAGATCTGACGGTCAGCTCATCTTCAGATCTGATCTTCATGGTTCCTAGTGGTCCTTAGTTGATCCTAGGAGAAATTTACAGTTATTATCCTAATCAGACAGTTGGATTAGGGATCAGATGTCGTAGTATACATTAATAACCTTATTATcatttatcatttttattattattattattattattattttgtgtcaTTCCTTCCATTCCTCTATAATCTGTGGGTCCACTCTTATCAAAAAGATCTTAAACTAGTTCAGGTGTTAATCTGAACGGCCCCACATGACTCTTAAGTCGCACAGTTTATAATTGTCTGATCAAACCATTCAATTAGGCTATTTTAAGCAAACACGTATCTATTGCGGTGTTCACTCTATAATCCAACGGGCGGATTAATTCAaaaccattgattgatggtcCTGGTAGTCCTACAAGCCATGGAAAGGGGATTTGACGCTTGATTTACCACTTAGATCATCGATCAAGTGGCGGATCGCTCTATGGGATGTTATGGGCATGATAGACGGTTTGATTGGTCTATCCAAGTGACTGAAGTATCAGATTAGGTGCCCCTACGGTCGTGATGGACCATTTTGAGAATCATTCAAATGGGTAGTTTAATATATGGGTAGGGATTACTTTCAATGGTTGGATCTAGACTGAATGCATGTGACTATTTGCTTAAGCTAGACTTGCATTTATTTCTAAATTTGGATatatggtaacacctgagtactgaaaagcaCGGTGTGTTACACTATCATCCCTgattgtaaaaaagaaaaagaatagtgCCCTGTGATCTATGatctgattttgtgatttgattaTTCAACATTTCTTGAAAGATTGGTCATGGAAACCCTATCTTGATCTTCACAATGTTTCAATAGCAAGTCTTTTACCTACTGGATATCAAATCCTATATATATTACAGACATTTACTTATATTAGTTTTGTCATTCCACAAACGAAATAGTCGGTGTTTGAgacttttgtcttttattttttattattgcgTTTATTTCATTTATTGTTGGATGAGTGAATGGAAATTATGGATCTAAAACGATTACTAAAAGACACTTCTGAGAAAAGGATCCACTTTCTAAGGTTTTGAATGGCTGGAAATGTTCATTGTTTTCCAATGTACAATAGACTGTAAATTCAAATGTGGAAAATGAAACTAGTCATTTGACAGGATGCCCTTGAACTAGAATCACACTCATTTGGAGATGATGAGGAGATTTACATAGACCAGGTTGACAAGGtgatttgaatatttgatttctaGATATTGGTGATACCTAAATGGAAATCTTTAAGTTAATTAATATtaaatttagttttttcaaatattttttattcAGTTGCATTTCAAGAAAACCTGATGTTTCCAAAACCAAAAACTCAGCTATAGTGTTTGAATTAATACATGTCTCATATACCATTTCAAGCATCGTACAAGTATATATTTGCTGCTTGAATTCCGCAATTTGATATTTATTGCAAAAGGAATCAGAGCTAAACAAGTTGTTTTGATTCTTTTTCCAGAATTGCAGCTCCTTGAAGAAGAAGTTAAAAGGATTAAAGAAGAAGTTAAAGGATAGAATGACTGATTTTCAGGTAATGGTTGTATAGAACATCCTAGCCATTAATTGGTTGGCCCATTACGTGTACAATGTAGCAAATAAATAGGCCAGTTAACTCATCAAGTAGGCGTATccgttgaatgtggacagttttCCATACTTCTCAAATCATCCTTTTATTGTACCAGAACAGCTACAAACTGGGGCCCGTGTGACACAAATTCTAATTAGGCATGCATCCCAATGCTGTATTTCCTAGtagtaattgttttttttttttttttttttctcctcatcTGTGGATCCATTTTCTTTACTCTCAGGAAAAATTCCCAAGATGAATATCGTGAGGTCGTTGAGAGACGGGTGTTTACAGGTTCTATTATTTCAGCAAACTATCAGAAAacggatagtttttttttttcattattatttttttctgttctttcctTTCCTGTTGATGATTttaaatgtttggttcgagctgTTACGGGGACCAAACCAGATGAAAAGGTAGGCTGAAGTGTTAATTTTGAAAATTGTAAGTTGTACTGAAATGAGTGTTTGTGATTTCCTTCCATCTTGTTGATGATTGTTGCATTCTGTTTAGATGATTGATCTCTTGATAGGGACTGGAACAGTGAGCAAATCTTCCACAAGGAAATTCAGGAATGGGGCGAGGACAGGTGCGCTTTCCAGTACTTATATTGCGAATGATTTTGATTACTTCAATAGAAAGGTAATTAATCAGATACCAGATGTAGTTGTAAGTCTTATTTATGAGTAATGAACATACAAGCATTTGTTACCCCTGATCTGTTTCCTtaagttgcatgatccttctaaccAGGTGAAGCTCCTGCTTTAAATTGTGCTTCATACTAGTTGCCATGAAGAGTGGTCAGTTCATTGTAGAAGTCAAGCCTCAGGTATGTCCATACATCTCTACTTCATGTTCTTTGaatatgcatcatcatcatctttttaaATTCTGCAACATGAACTATTAGTAAGAGAGAATGCCCATGTGGGAATACCCATTTGTTGTTCCAGGCATCAATGTTTCATTTATGCTTATTCAGAGGAGAGTTGCATCAAGTAAGAGAGAATCACGATCTCCAACTAGCACAGGTGCAGACCTTAAAGGTGCATACCTTAAAGGCCGAAATAGATAGATACACAGAATATACTGGAAAATCCTCTATAGAGTTGGAAAAGTTTGACTACAAAAACAAATTTACTTTTGAGGTATGTTGCCATCTTTTCCTAAATTTTTATCTTGTTTAAGAGTGATTTATCAAAAGATTTTCCTTTGAACGTAGGTGATTCCTTATAATGAGATGGAACAGGATGCACGGTAGGAATTTTTAATTGACTGATTGGTGATCAATGAACCATAGGCCCCATGTGTGAGCTTAGAAACAGGAGGCACGATCCAATCTCTTAACCCAAGCATGACAAGTTATGGAAgcatatatctaaaccattcaaattgtgggtccaATTGTGAATGaagcatatatctaaaatcaccATGATCTATCAATTGGTAACCATCCATTAAAATATGTATGCTTGTAGTGGTACTCTAGCTGTAGATATCTTCATCTTTTATCCATTAAGGCCCAGCTGGAGATTGATTATGGTCCATTGGAACAGGTGGTCACTGATAGCAGGAAGGCTTCCACGGAGGATGGAACACGCATATTAAGAGGAGGTTGTTTGGCCGTCGAGTTGATCTCTCCACCCACCGACTGATCCATGAGCCAAGAGTAGTCGCACCGGTGCCCGTACCTTGGAGTTGTGCATCAGCCCACCTTCTTACGAGCAGCCAACTGAGCCATTGAAGAGAGGGAGGAGCCTTTGCTTTGCATGTAGCTTGGGTTTGCAAAAGGGCAAGGATTGTAGCTATAGTGGATTCCTAGGACTCAAGATGGGAATTGTTGGATTATAGAAGCCTGGCAATGAAATGAGGTTGGATTGAAATTGGAAATTTAAATGTGTACTAGATTACATATCTCACTGTGTAATTATCTagcatataatacaagtagattacataccccacTCTCTCATACAAATAATCATATAATACAAGTAATCATTCAAAGGTCttaaaattgttcctaaaattCTGTCCTAAAATCTGACCGCTGGCGACATTAAGAAGGTTTAAAACCGTTTCTTAAAAATCTTTTTTAGAATCTGACCGTTGacactagaacggtttaaaaccgttcctaaattccGTCCA comes from Magnolia sinica isolate HGM2019 unplaced genomic scaffold, MsV1 ctg348, whole genome shotgun sequence and encodes:
- the LOC131236247 gene encoding uncharacterized protein LOC131236247 isoform X1, whose protein sequence is MKVWQHILIGNDCYSTTCSAFFLPCSSHKKRCPVIGMGIYKLVECGMPATSMVDQFCSVSTVSVGQWEFQVGPSVRISASAELWVACYILEVSASDEFPQRLLELFFHLIQNRSSSLKKKLKGLKKKLKDRMTDFQEKFPR